A DNA window from Streptococcus mutans contains the following coding sequences:
- a CDS encoding restriction endonuclease subunit S translates to MITNNWSFFKIGGKGGLFKIYNSIPYHQKDVIYATNNGPKTINYITRTKFDNGLKGRVIKEDHFQVNPKGTISFGAENADFFYQEEEYITGNKMYYIDTRHLNKNQNLFLRTVLQSTFTKNFDFKDGMIPSRIINEVIKLPSKCGKPDWEFIDKFMEECLNSTRVSVALLGKVKKYSAPIDLSLWKDFKISELFEVKKGKRLTKKNMIEGDINYIGSSKFNNGVTAKIANIEHLHDPNTITVCYNGSVGASFFQEEKFWASDDVNVLYPKFEITKNRALFFATLLKTKGKEYEFNDKWKKEVMENDVIPLPVDNNDKVDYNYIDEFMKNINQKTSKRT, encoded by the coding sequence GTGATCACAAATAATTGGTCTTTTTTCAAAATTGGTGGAAAGGGTGGACTATTTAAGATTTATAATTCCATACCCTATCACCAAAAAGATGTAATTTATGCTACTAATAATGGGCCTAAAACAATAAACTACATTACACGCACAAAATTTGATAATGGATTAAAAGGTAGAGTAATAAAAGAGGATCATTTTCAAGTAAATCCCAAAGGAACAATATCATTTGGGGCTGAAAATGCAGATTTCTTTTATCAAGAAGAGGAATATATTACAGGAAATAAGATGTATTATATTGATACAAGGCATCTCAACAAGAATCAAAATTTATTTTTAAGGACTGTCTTACAGTCAACTTTTACTAAGAATTTTGATTTTAAGGATGGAATGATACCTTCGCGTATTATAAACGAAGTTATTAAGTTACCTTCAAAATGTGGTAAACCTGATTGGGAATTTATTGATAAGTTCATGGAAGAATGTTTGAATAGTACGAGGGTTAGTGTAGCTCTACTTGGTAAAGTAAAAAAATACTCAGCACCCATCGATCTCTCTTTGTGGAAAGACTTTAAAATTTCAGAATTATTCGAAGTAAAAAAAGGAAAAAGATTAACCAAAAAGAATATGATTGAAGGCGACATAAATTATATTGGATCATCAAAATTCAATAATGGTGTTACTGCTAAAATTGCAAATATAGAACATTTACATGACCCTAACACAATAACAGTCTGCTATAATGGTTCAGTTGGAGCTTCATTTTTTCAAGAAGAAAAATTTTGGGCATCTGACGATGTAAATGTTTTATATCCGAAATTTGAAATCACTAAGAATCGTGCTTTGTTTTTTGCTACACTATTAAAAACAAAAGGGAAGGAATACGAATTTAATGACAAGTGGAAAAAAGAAGTAATGGAAAATGATGTTATACCCCTTCCAGTAGATAATAACGATAAAGTGGATTATAACTATATTGATGAATTTATGAAAAATATAAATCAAAAGACTTCTAAGAGAACCTAG
- a CDS encoding transposase-like zinc-binding domain-containing protein has translation MSQKTLNLNDVINYVSQLPFIDFNKVVCQYANRQKIDISNTMNFVVVSNFEERLAKLGVNSLCPQCGSTSISKYGKRNNIQVFKCKDCSKRFTRFSGTVLEKTRWHWDIWLKVLKMTLNGYSIEDMRNVLINDYSCVGIDIKTVWLWRLKLITAMANIPMPILSGIVQVDETFVRESQKGSRHLRSMVAQTEERKPRYGRQSSKFGVMGSEFATVVTAIDNRGYCVCKVASLGKLSTNIFYELFHEHIDNPAFLCSDANNIYEEYCRATNTPHYVKPSNFLKVIGNHGYIIQATDESEKKVNKKILEHLYYEGITDRITNRGEILFDKFNDIKYQNGLSLARVNELHNDIKRFINRDMTNVSTKYLQDYIGYFTYIRNWRVKHGHYPTSKADAEAIFTDILKTKKNLTSTEVRQKELVLPKPSPRYMGVLKRAN, from the coding sequence ATGAGCCAAAAAACGCTAAACTTGAACGATGTAATCAACTATGTTTCTCAATTACCTTTTATAGATTTCAATAAAGTCGTATGTCAGTACGCTAATAGGCAAAAGATTGATATTAGTAATACTATGAACTTTGTTGTCGTTTCAAACTTTGAAGAACGCTTAGCGAAGTTAGGTGTCAATAGTTTATGCCCTCAATGTGGTTCAACATCAATTAGCAAATATGGTAAGCGAAATAACATTCAAGTCTTCAAATGTAAGGACTGCTCTAAACGTTTCACTCGTTTTTCAGGAACTGTTTTAGAAAAAACAAGGTGGCACTGGGATATTTGGCTTAAAGTCCTTAAAATGACACTAAACGGGTATTCTATTGAAGATATGCGTAATGTCCTTATCAACGACTATTCTTGTGTTGGAATTGATATTAAGACAGTTTGGTTATGGCGTTTAAAACTTATTACTGCTATGGCTAATATTCCAATGCCTATATTAAGTGGTATCGTGCAAGTGGATGAAACTTTCGTCCGTGAGAGTCAAAAAGGAAGTCGTCATCTTAGATCAATGGTTGCACAAACTGAAGAACGAAAACCTCGTTATGGTCGCCAATCCTCTAAGTTTGGAGTCATGGGTTCTGAGTTTGCAACAGTTGTAACTGCCATTGATAATCGTGGTTACTGTGTTTGTAAGGTCGCAAGTTTAGGAAAACTATCTACCAATATTTTCTATGAACTTTTCCATGAACATATAGATAATCCTGCTTTTCTATGTAGTGACGCTAATAATATCTATGAAGAATATTGTCGTGCAACCAATACACCTCACTATGTTAAACCATCTAACTTTCTTAAAGTCATAGGGAACCATGGTTATATTATTCAAGCAACCGATGAATCTGAAAAGAAGGTTAATAAGAAGATATTAGAACACTTATATTATGAAGGCATAACTGACAGAATCACTAATCGTGGCGAAATTCTCTTTGATAAATTCAATGATATTAAATATCAAAATGGCTTATCATTAGCTCGTGTCAATGAATTACATAATGACATCAAGCGTTTTATCAACCGTGATATGACGAATGTTTCTACTAAGTACCTACAAGACTATATTGGCTATTTCACTTATATCCGCAATTGGAGAGTGAAACACGGGCACTACCCAACTTCTAAAGCAGATGCTGAAGCCATTTTTACTGACATTTTAAAGACAAAGAAAAACCTTACTTCAACTGAAGTAAGGCAAAAAGAATTAGTATTACCAAAACCAAGTCCTCGTTACATGGGAGTCCTTAAAAGAGCAAACTAA
- the ruvB gene encoding Holliday junction branch migration DNA helicase RuvB, with the protein MTRILDNELMGDEEFAERTLRPQYLQEYIGQDKVKDQLKIFIKAAKQRDEALDHVLLFGPPGLGKTTMAFVIANELGVNLKQTSGPAIEKAGDLVAVLNDLEPGDVLFIDEIHRLPMAVEEVLYSAMEDFYIDIMIGAGETSRSVHLDLPPFTLIGATTRAGMLSNPLRARFGITGHMEYYTDIDLTEIVERTADIFEMTITHQAALELARRSRGTPRIANRLLKRVRDYAQIMGDGLIDDKITDKALTMLDVDHEGLDYVDQKILKTMIEMYHGGPVGLGTLSVNIAEERETVEDMYEPYLIQKGFIIRTRSGRVATAKAYEHLGYRYTE; encoded by the coding sequence ATGACTAGAATTTTAGATAACGAACTTATGGGTGATGAGGAATTTGCAGAACGCACACTTCGTCCGCAGTATTTACAGGAATATATTGGTCAGGATAAGGTTAAAGACCAGCTGAAGATCTTCATCAAAGCAGCTAAACAACGTGATGAGGCTTTGGATCATGTCCTTTTATTTGGTCCTCCTGGCCTTGGTAAGACCACCATGGCTTTTGTTATTGCCAATGAATTGGGGGTTAATCTTAAGCAAACCAGCGGTCCAGCTATTGAAAAAGCTGGTGATTTGGTTGCTGTTTTAAATGATTTAGAGCCTGGGGATGTTCTTTTTATTGATGAAATTCATCGGCTGCCTATGGCTGTTGAGGAAGTTCTTTATAGTGCCATGGAAGATTTTTATATTGACATTATGATTGGTGCAGGAGAAACTTCTCGCAGCGTGCATTTGGATTTGCCGCCTTTTACTTTAATTGGGGCGACAACACGGGCAGGTATGTTGTCAAATCCTTTGCGGGCGCGTTTTGGGATTACAGGTCATATGGAATATTATACAGATATCGATTTAACTGAAATTGTTGAGCGAACAGCGGATATTTTTGAGATGACCATTACCCATCAAGCTGCGTTAGAATTAGCACGGCGTTCCCGTGGGACTCCGCGTATTGCTAACCGACTCTTAAAACGTGTCCGAGATTATGCCCAAATTATGGGAGATGGTCTTATTGATGATAAAATAACAGATAAAGCTTTGACCATGCTTGATGTTGATCATGAAGGCCTTGATTATGTTGATCAGAAGATCCTTAAGACGATGATTGAGATGTACCATGGCGGGCCTGTTGGTCTGGGGACTCTGTCAGTTAATATTGCCGAGGAACGTGAGACCGTTGAAGACATGTATGAGCCCTATCTTATTCAAAAAGGATTTATCATACGGACTCGCAGTGGACGTGTAGCCACTGCCAAAGCTTATGAACATTTGGGTTATCGTTACACAGAATAA
- a CDS encoding low molecular weight protein-tyrosine-phosphatase: MKKICFVCLGNICRSPMAEFVMREAASDASLEIASRATSGWEHGNPIHRGTQGIFRKYKIAYDSSKRSQRISLADFAYFDWIIGMDETNVCDLKRLSQGQFDDKIFLFIDGGVPDPYYTGDFEETYHLVEKGCQTWLKKIK; encoded by the coding sequence ATGAAGAAAATTTGTTTTGTTTGTTTGGGTAATATCTGCCGCAGTCCTATGGCTGAATTTGTGATGAGAGAGGCAGCATCCGATGCGAGTCTAGAGATTGCCAGCCGGGCAACGTCAGGCTGGGAACATGGAAATCCTATTCATCGCGGAACGCAAGGGATTTTTAGAAAATATAAAATTGCTTACGATTCCTCTAAGAGATCTCAACGAATTAGTTTGGCTGATTTTGCTTACTTTGATTGGATCATTGGAATGGACGAGACTAATGTCTGTGATCTCAAAAGGTTATCTCAAGGACAATTTGATGATAAAATCTTTCTTTTTATTGATGGTGGTGTACCGGATCCTTACTATACCGGAGACTTCGAAGAAACTTATCATCTGGTCGAAAAGGGCTGTCAAACTTGGTTGAAAAAAATTAAATAG
- a CDS encoding membrane protein encodes MMRKIQITREKLELLAVIVILVCGLSVFTLKFGSKATLTYEGGKINYTGYVLNHRMNGQGKLTYPNGDVYEGHFVNGIFNGHGRFKSSMGWSYVGEFKKGQADGHGKLTAKDKKIYKGTFKQGIYQK; translated from the coding sequence ATGATGAGAAAAATACAGATAACGAGAGAAAAATTAGAGCTGTTAGCAGTTATTGTCATCCTTGTATGTGGTTTATCTGTTTTCACCCTTAAATTTGGTAGCAAAGCAACCTTAACTTATGAAGGTGGTAAGATTAACTATACAGGCTATGTTCTCAATCATCGAATGAATGGTCAAGGGAAACTAACTTATCCTAATGGTGATGTTTATGAGGGGCATTTTGTTAATGGTATTTTCAACGGTCATGGCCGCTTTAAGTCTAGCATGGGCTGGTCTTATGTTGGCGAGTTTAAAAAAGGACAAGCAGATGGTCATGGGAAATTAACGGCTAAGGACAAAAAAATTTATAAAGGGACATTTAAGCAAGGGATTTATCAAAAATGA
- a CDS encoding acyltransferase family protein yields MRIKWFSFVRVTGLLLVLLYHFFQRAFPGGFIGVDVFFTFSGYLITALLIDEFARNKMIDLLGFLRRRFYRIVPPVVIMVLVVLPFTFLIRKDFVADIGRQIASVLGFTTNLYEIFTGSSYESQFIPHLFVHTWSLAIEVHFYLFWGILVWFLSKKVKDPTQFRGLIFLISVGLFLLSFFTMFARAFFVNSFSTIYFSTLSHIFPFFLGAIFATMSGISETTKRFKKNVQLWQTKRVVFFMVGSAALLFLLGFILDFNNIITYLFGFALASLFTAVMVYSSRVLNDQTPHLQEPAFVTYLADISYGVYLFHWPFYIIFGQLMNNWLAVIFTVLFSLTFATISYYVVEPYIAGKQAVLFGLAVPIEHYKKWFYSLAGLLTVVTLGIAFTAPSVGSFETGLLVDALNQADNNMNRTHTLAAGDASAISDITVIGDSVALRSSTAFSELLPEAQVDAAVSRNFGNAYDIFKNHIDNSTLSKTVVLAVGVNSVEGYKDNIQQFIDNLPDGHRLIIVTPYNTKDERIPDVRDYELDLAKKYQFVTIADWYQAAVAHPEIWTESDGVHYNDSSDEGAKLYVETIKKAIQTSAKQPAKGEKQP; encoded by the coding sequence ATGAGAATAAAATGGTTTTCTTTTGTTAGAGTTACAGGGCTGCTTTTGGTGCTGCTTTATCATTTTTTCCAACGAGCTTTTCCGGGCGGCTTTATAGGAGTAGACGTTTTCTTTACCTTTTCGGGTTATTTGATTACAGCTCTACTGATTGATGAATTTGCCAGAAATAAGATGATTGATCTTTTGGGCTTTCTAAGGCGGCGCTTCTATCGCATTGTACCGCCTGTTGTCATTATGGTTTTGGTCGTTCTGCCTTTTACTTTTTTAATTAGGAAGGATTTTGTGGCAGATATTGGCCGCCAAATTGCTTCTGTTCTAGGTTTTACAACTAACCTTTATGAAATTTTTACTGGCAGCAGTTACGAAAGCCAATTCATCCCCCACCTTTTTGTTCATACTTGGAGCCTAGCTATTGAAGTGCATTTTTACCTTTTTTGGGGGATTCTTGTCTGGTTCTTATCAAAAAAGGTTAAAGATCCTACGCAATTTCGCGGCCTTATCTTTTTGATTTCAGTTGGTTTATTTTTGCTGAGCTTCTTTACTATGTTTGCGCGTGCCTTTTTTGTTAATAGTTTTTCGACGATTTATTTTTCAACTTTGTCACATATTTTTCCTTTCTTTTTAGGAGCCATTTTTGCAACGATGTCAGGAATTAGTGAGACAACGAAACGCTTTAAGAAAAATGTGCAGCTCTGGCAGACCAAACGCGTTGTCTTTTTCATGGTTGGCAGTGCAGCCTTGTTATTTCTGTTGGGATTTATTCTTGACTTTAATAATATAATCACTTATTTATTTGGTTTTGCTTTAGCCAGTCTATTCACGGCTGTAATGGTTTATTCCAGCCGTGTCTTAAATGACCAAACGCCACATTTGCAAGAACCTGCTTTTGTTACTTATTTAGCTGATATCAGTTATGGTGTTTACCTTTTTCACTGGCCTTTTTATATTATCTTTGGGCAATTAATGAATAACTGGTTGGCTGTCATTTTTACGGTTCTTTTCTCTCTTACCTTTGCAACGATTTCTTATTATGTTGTTGAACCTTATATTGCAGGAAAGCAAGCTGTTTTGTTTGGGCTGGCTGTTCCTATTGAGCATTACAAAAAATGGTTCTACAGTTTGGCTGGTTTATTAACCGTTGTGACTTTAGGTATTGCCTTTACGGCACCAAGTGTCGGCTCTTTTGAAACAGGACTTTTAGTTGATGCGCTCAACCAAGCTGATAATAATATGAATCGGACACATACGCTGGCTGCTGGAGACGCAAGTGCTATTAGTGATATCACTGTTATTGGTGACTCAGTTGCTTTGCGCTCAAGTACTGCTTTTTCTGAACTTCTGCCGGAAGCTCAGGTAGATGCGGCAGTTAGCCGTAATTTTGGGAATGCCTATGATATTTTTAAAAATCATATTGATAATAGTACATTATCAAAAACAGTTGTTTTAGCGGTTGGAGTTAATTCGGTTGAAGGTTACAAAGATAATATTCAACAATTCATTGATAATCTCCCGGATGGACATCGACTTATTATTGTGACTCCTTATAATACTAAAGATGAACGTATTCCAGATGTTCGTGATTACGAATTAGATTTAGCAAAGAAATATCAGTTTGTCACGATAGCTGATTGGTATCAAGCAGCTGTGGCACATCCTGAAATTTGGACAGAATCTGATGGTGTTCACTATAATGACAGCAGTGATGAAGGTGCTAAACTTTATGTCGAAACTATAAAAAAAGCCATTCAGACATCTGCAAAGCAGCCTGCTAAGGGTGAAAAACAACCCTAG
- the thrC gene encoding threonine synthase: protein MTLVYQSTRDENNKVSASQAILQGLARDGGLFTPTSYPQVDLDFDQLKTASYQEVAKLVLSAFLDDFTEAELDYCIANAYDAKFDTPVIAPLVKLNGQYNLELFHGSTIAFKDMALSILPYLLTTSAKKQGINNKIVILTATSGDTGKAAMAGFADVPGTEIIVFYPNGGVSKIQELQMTTQVGDNTHVVAIEGNFDDAQTNVKKMFNDSDLRAKLLEHGAQFSSANSMNVGRLVPQVVYYVYAYAQLLKSGDIKNGDRVNFTVPTGNFGNILAAYYARQIGVPIGKLICASNENNVLTDFFKTGTYDKKREFRVTTSPSMDILVSSNLERLIFHLLGNDSVKTKELMQALIEKGEYTLEKADKAILDLFAAGFATEEETAAEIKRVYTASRYIEDPHTAVASAVYHAYRKSSGDQSPTVIASTASPYKFPRVVVSAVGGKDPKDDFAAVRELSRLSGVSVPRAVDGLETAEVRHRKVVATADMQKAVESYLGI from the coding sequence ATGACATTAGTGTATCAATCAACCCGTGATGAAAATAATAAAGTAAGCGCCAGTCAGGCTATTTTGCAAGGCTTAGCAAGAGATGGCGGTCTTTTTACGCCGACATCTTATCCACAAGTTGATTTGGATTTTGACCAGCTTAAAACGGCTTCCTACCAAGAAGTTGCCAAGTTGGTTTTATCAGCTTTTTTGGATGATTTTACAGAAGCAGAATTGGATTATTGTATTGCTAATGCCTATGATGCTAAGTTTGATACACCGGTCATTGCGCCTTTAGTTAAACTTAATGGCCAATATAATCTTGAACTTTTTCATGGTTCAACTATTGCCTTTAAGGATATGGCGCTTTCGATTTTGCCTTATCTTTTAACAACGTCAGCTAAAAAGCAAGGCATTAATAACAAGATCGTTATTTTAACAGCGACATCTGGAGATACTGGTAAGGCAGCTATGGCAGGCTTTGCGGATGTTCCGGGGACAGAAATTATTGTCTTTTATCCTAATGGTGGTGTCAGTAAGATTCAAGAATTACAAATGACGACACAGGTAGGAGATAATACACATGTTGTTGCTATTGAAGGAAACTTTGATGATGCTCAGACAAATGTCAAAAAGATGTTCAACGATAGTGACCTGCGAGCAAAACTTTTAGAGCACGGTGCCCAATTTTCATCGGCAAACTCTATGAATGTCGGACGTTTAGTGCCACAAGTGGTTTACTACGTTTATGCTTATGCCCAGTTGCTTAAGTCAGGTGACATTAAAAACGGTGATAGGGTTAACTTTACAGTACCAACAGGAAATTTTGGAAATATTTTGGCTGCTTATTATGCACGTCAAATTGGTGTGCCAATTGGCAAACTTATCTGTGCTTCAAATGAAAATAATGTTTTGACTGACTTCTTTAAAACAGGGACTTATGATAAGAAAAGAGAATTTCGTGTAACAACCAGTCCCTCAATGGACATTCTTGTTTCATCTAATTTGGAACGCCTTATTTTTCATCTTTTGGGAAATGATTCTGTTAAAACAAAAGAACTCATGCAGGCTTTGATTGAAAAGGGTGAGTATACTTTAGAAAAAGCTGATAAAGCTATTTTAGATTTATTTGCTGCGGGATTTGCGACCGAAGAAGAGACAGCCGCTGAGATTAAACGTGTTTATACCGCTTCGCGTTATATTGAAGATCCGCATACAGCAGTTGCTTCGGCTGTTTACCATGCTTATAGGAAATCTAGTGGTGATCAAAGCCCAACTGTAATAGCTTCAACAGCTAGCCCTTATAAATTTCCGCGTGTCGTTGTTTCTGCAGTCGGAGGTAAAGATCCAAAAGATGATTTTGCAGCTGTACGTGAGCTGAGTCGTTTATCAGGTGTATCAGTGCCAAGGGCAGTTGATGGCCTTGAAACTGCTGAAGTTCGTCATCGAAAGGTTGTCGCGACAGCTGATATGCAAAAAGCAGTAGAGTCATATTTAGGAATTTAA
- a CDS encoding MATE family efflux transporter produces the protein MNQRKKIVQLALPAMAENLLQMLMGVVDNYLVAQIGLVAVSGVSVANNIITIYQAIFIALGAAVSSLVAKSLGEDNQARVRFYQSESVAITLMLSVVLGFISFVFGSNMLHLLGTTDSVTQAGGIYLAIVGGLVVSLGLQTTLGAILRAQGKARLPMYVSLLTNIVNVILATTAIYIGHWGIVGVAAATVLSRFLGTFVLACQLPIKAILRSMRIKIDKAFLAIALPSAGERLMMRAGDVVIIAIIVKFGTAAVAGNAIGETLTQFNYMPGMGVATATVILVAHNLGQGKKKVIKEVVRESYIISTVFMLLVGACIFFGGRQLTYLFTENKAALQASLVVLFYSFIGGLATSGTLVFTAVWQGLGKAKLTFYATTVGMWLIRIVLGYYLGVSLNLGLAGVWLATLADNVFRWLFLYCLYRKYMQGFNNNLSSS, from the coding sequence ATGAATCAAAGAAAGAAAATTGTTCAACTTGCTTTACCAGCTATGGCAGAGAATTTACTGCAAATGCTAATGGGAGTTGTTGATAACTATTTAGTGGCTCAGATTGGCTTAGTTGCTGTATCTGGTGTTTCGGTTGCTAATAATATTATTACGATTTATCAGGCCATTTTTATTGCACTTGGGGCGGCAGTATCTAGTTTAGTGGCTAAAAGTTTAGGTGAAGATAACCAAGCCAGAGTGAGGTTTTATCAGTCTGAGTCCGTTGCTATTACATTAATGCTGAGTGTAGTGTTAGGGTTTATATCTTTTGTTTTTGGTAGCAATATGCTTCATCTTTTAGGAACAACAGATAGTGTCACACAGGCAGGAGGAATTTATTTAGCTATTGTTGGCGGTTTAGTTGTCAGTCTTGGCTTACAAACGACGCTGGGTGCTATTTTGAGAGCACAAGGGAAAGCACGTTTGCCCATGTATGTCAGTTTACTAACCAATATTGTTAATGTTATTTTAGCAACTACAGCTATTTATATTGGACATTGGGGAATTGTTGGAGTTGCGGCAGCAACAGTCCTTTCACGTTTTCTTGGAACCTTCGTTTTAGCTTGTCAATTACCAATTAAAGCTATTTTGAGGTCAATGAGAATTAAAATTGACAAGGCCTTCCTAGCTATTGCTTTGCCTTCAGCTGGTGAGCGTTTAATGATGCGAGCAGGTGATGTTGTTATTATTGCTATTATCGTTAAATTTGGGACAGCTGCGGTAGCTGGAAATGCTATTGGTGAGACCCTGACACAGTTTAATTATATGCCGGGAATGGGGGTTGCCACAGCAACAGTTATCTTAGTGGCCCATAATTTAGGGCAAGGAAAAAAGAAGGTCATTAAGGAAGTCGTTAGAGAATCTTATATTATTTCTACCGTATTTATGCTGTTAGTAGGAGCATGCATCTTTTTTGGAGGTAGGCAGCTAACCTATCTTTTTACAGAAAATAAGGCAGCTCTTCAGGCGAGCTTAGTTGTGTTGTTTTATTCTTTTATAGGGGGGCTAGCAACATCAGGAACTCTGGTTTTCACAGCAGTTTGGCAAGGTCTAGGAAAAGCTAAATTGACTTTCTATGCAACGACGGTTGGTATGTGGTTGATTCGGATTGTGTTAGGTTATTATTTAGGTGTTAGTTTAAATCTTGGTTTAGCGGGTGTTTGGTTAGCAACCTTAGCTGATAATGTTTTTAGATGGCTGTTTCTCTATTGCTTGTATAGAAAGTATATGCAGGGATTCAATAATAACCTATCCAGTTCATAA
- a CDS encoding ACT domain-containing protein: MKAIITVVGKDRTGIVAGVSTKIAELGLNIDDITQTVLDEYFTMMAVVSSQGSQDFAQLRKEFEAFGETLNVKINIQSSAIFDAMHNL; encoded by the coding sequence ATGAAGGCGATTATTACAGTGGTTGGAAAAGATAGGACTGGAATTGTAGCAGGTGTGTCAACTAAAATTGCAGAGTTAGGTCTTAACATTGATGATATTACACAGACTGTTTTAGATGAGTATTTTACGATGATGGCAGTCGTATCTTCTCAAGGAAGTCAGGATTTTGCACAGCTTAGGAAAGAGTTTGAAGCTTTCGGTGAGACCTTGAATGTCAAAATTAACATTCAAAGTTCAGCTATTTTTGACGCTATGCATAACTTGTAA
- a CDS encoding PFL family protein, producing the protein MDIKQVTETIAMIEEQNFDVRTITMGISLLDCIDSNIEKAAEKVYHKIVTKAGKLVQVGDDISAELGIPIVNKRVSVTPISVIGAATDATDYVPLAKALDRAAKEIGVNFIGGFSALVQKGYQKGDEILINSIPKALAETDFVCSSVNIGSTKSGINMTAVRDMGRIIKETSAASEMGPAKLVVFANAVEDNPFMAGAFHGVGEADVVINVGVSGPGVVKRALEKVRGQSFDVVAETVKKTAFKITRIGQLVGSLASERLGVKFGIVDLSLAPTPAVGDSVARVLEEMGLETIGTHGTTAALALLNDQVKKGGVMACNQVGGLSGAFIPVSEDEGMIAAVQEGALNLEKLEAMTAICSVGLDMIAIPANTPDTTIAAMIADEAAIGVINQKTTAVRIIPKGKEGDMIEFGGLLGYAPVMPVNKKSSADFIARGGQIPAPIHSFKN; encoded by the coding sequence ATGGATATTAAACAGGTTACCGAAACGATTGCAATGATTGAAGAGCAGAATTTTGATGTTCGGACAATTACCATGGGAATTTCGCTTCTTGATTGTATTGATTCGAATATTGAAAAAGCAGCTGAAAAGGTTTATCACAAAATTGTAACCAAAGCTGGCAAGTTGGTTCAAGTGGGGGACGATATTTCAGCAGAACTCGGTATTCCAATTGTTAATAAGCGTGTATCGGTTACACCGATTTCAGTTATTGGTGCAGCAACAGATGCGACGGATTATGTGCCCTTAGCTAAGGCGCTTGACCGTGCGGCAAAAGAGATTGGAGTGAATTTTATCGGTGGTTTTTCTGCTTTAGTACAAAAAGGCTATCAAAAAGGGGATGAAATTCTTATTAATTCGATCCCAAAAGCTCTTGCTGAAACGGACTTTGTCTGTTCATCTGTTAATATTGGTTCAACCAAGTCGGGAATCAACATGACAGCTGTCCGCGATATGGGACGCATTATTAAAGAGACCTCAGCGGCTTCAGAAATGGGACCGGCAAAATTGGTTGTTTTTGCCAATGCAGTAGAAGATAATCCTTTTATGGCAGGAGCCTTTCACGGTGTTGGGGAAGCAGATGTTGTCATCAATGTTGGTGTTTCTGGACCGGGTGTTGTCAAGCGTGCCTTAGAAAAGGTTCGCGGTCAAAGTTTTGATGTGGTGGCTGAGACTGTTAAGAAAACGGCTTTTAAAATTACCCGTATTGGTCAGTTAGTCGGTAGCTTGGCTAGTGAACGTCTTGGTGTCAAATTTGGTATTGTGGATTTATCTCTTGCACCGACACCGGCTGTCGGAGATTCTGTAGCTCGTGTTCTTGAAGAAATGGGGCTGGAAACCATCGGAACTCATGGGACAACAGCGGCCTTGGCACTCCTCAATGATCAGGTTAAAAAAGGCGGTGTTATGGCTTGTAATCAGGTCGGTGGTCTCTCGGGTGCTTTTATTCCGGTTTCCGAAGATGAGGGGATGATTGCTGCTGTGCAGGAGGGGGCTCTTAATCTGGAAAAATTAGAAGCCATGACAGCTATCTGCTCGGTTGGTCTTGACATGATTGCCATCCCGGCAAATACACCAGATACGACGATTGCAGCCATGATTGCAGACGAAGCGGCTATCGGTGTTATCAATCAAAAAACAACAGCTGTTCGTATTATTCCTAAAGGTAAAGAGGGGGATATGATTGAATTTGGCGGTTTACTCGGTTATGCTCCTGTCATGCCGGTTAATAAAAAATCATCTGCAGACTTTATTGCGCGTGGCGGACAGATTCCGGCACCTATTCATAGCTTTAAAAATTAA